Proteins encoded in a region of the Photobacterium profundum SS9 genome:
- the flgF gene encoding flagellar basal-body rod protein FlgF, with amino-acid sequence MDRALYLAMSGAKQDMYGMQTHANNLANVRTTGFRADLEQARSMQAYGEGLPSRVFAMTERPGQDFSQGSVMTTGRDLDVAIEGDGWLAVLDASGQEAYTRAGHLKIDETGMLQNSNGNLMLGENGGPIFIPLPISKIQVGNDGTISVLPQGAPPEAMEIVDRLKLVRPDNRDLFKDVNGLFKSKTPGVIYDADAGVTLLKGALEGSNVNAVGEMTSMIDLQRHFEMQVKIMKTAEEMDQASASLLRLG; translated from the coding sequence ATGGATCGTGCGCTTTATTTAGCTATGAGTGGTGCAAAGCAAGACATGTATGGTATGCAAACACATGCCAACAACCTCGCTAACGTAAGAACGACCGGTTTCCGAGCTGACTTGGAACAAGCGCGCAGTATGCAAGCGTATGGTGAAGGTTTACCGTCTCGTGTTTTTGCCATGACAGAGCGCCCTGGGCAGGACTTTTCTCAAGGTTCAGTGATGACGACGGGCCGTGATCTTGATGTTGCAATAGAAGGTGACGGTTGGTTGGCTGTACTTGATGCCTCTGGTCAAGAAGCTTATACCCGTGCGGGTCATCTCAAAATTGATGAAACGGGTATGCTGCAAAACAGCAACGGTAATTTAATGCTAGGTGAAAATGGCGGTCCAATATTTATCCCTCTTCCTATCAGTAAAATCCAAGTAGGCAATGACGGCACTATCTCAGTATTACCGCAGGGTGCGCCGCCAGAAGCAATGGAAATTGTCGACCGATTAAAGTTAGTACGCCCTGATAATCGTGATTTGTTCAAGGATGTTAACGGTTTATTTAAGTCGAAAACACCTGGAGTAATTTACGATGCTGATGCAGGTGTCACCTTGTTAAAAGGCGCGTTAGAAGGCAGCAACGTTAATGCCGTCGGTGAAATGACAAGTATGATTGATTTGCAGCGCCATTTTGAAATGCAAGTGAAAATCATGAAAACAGCAGAAGAAATGGATCAGGCATCTGCTTCACTGCTGCGTTTAGGCTAA
- the flgK gene encoding flagellar hook-associated protein FlgK, translating into MAFDLLNMGSQGLLTAQRQLNTTSHNINNVNTEGYSRQSVVQQTNDPIWWGGSQHGTGVHAAEVRRGYDQFATNELNLTTTNLSYATEREGQLGRLDNMLANSSKKIPEDMNQWYDAVKAMADSPNDLGSRKVVIEKAKLVASGLNDSYGTLAKQKNEANEVLSGTLNRVNDIGRELVDVHKALVKTPASGADNDLMDRHQNLINELSQYTKVTVTPKNNETFNVMIGSGHTLVSGTESSELRMINGKPDPQQTQLAIVEGKALKPIRNDDIGGKLAALFQYRDETLSQAMDEMGRIAIGFSDSVNELQSQGLDLNGDVGGNLFHDVNDPASAAARARIPAGSTADLKVYIEDINQLKVGEYGLTFDGSQHTLTSPDGSRQSVVPSGNPAAFSVDGLRIQMDSPIGIGERIAIRPTRDGAGNIKALLDDPAKIAAQSYLSSATKTNGKADLVINGTGGPNEFQVAVSPDASQFAVLDMKGNILQDPQVYPPSGEVNVGGTRFTLSSGAMGGDVFAVNLNAADGNNGNLIKMQDLQAQKIMNDGRSSVIDVYEGLNTEMGVQKASASRLKEVGLVEKDAAQSRVAEIGGVNMDEEAANMMKFQQAYMASSRIMSVANDTFDTLLNIR; encoded by the coding sequence ATGGCATTTGATTTGCTCAATATGGGCTCTCAAGGTTTATTGACTGCACAACGACAGCTCAATACGACCAGCCATAACATTAATAATGTTAATACCGAAGGGTATAGCCGTCAGTCTGTGGTGCAGCAAACCAATGATCCTATTTGGTGGGGCGGTAGCCAACATGGTACGGGCGTGCATGCGGCAGAAGTTCGCCGTGGCTACGATCAGTTTGCCACTAATGAATTAAATCTAACCACCACAAATTTAAGTTATGCAACTGAACGAGAAGGGCAATTAGGACGGCTAGATAATATGCTGGCCAACAGTTCTAAGAAGATCCCTGAAGATATGAATCAGTGGTACGACGCAGTAAAAGCGATGGCCGATAGCCCGAATGATCTGGGTTCACGTAAAGTCGTGATAGAAAAAGCCAAGCTGGTGGCATCGGGATTAAATGACAGTTACGGCACATTAGCGAAGCAAAAAAATGAAGCGAACGAAGTGCTTTCAGGTACATTAAATCGGGTAAATGATATTGGTCGTGAGCTGGTAGATGTGCATAAAGCACTCGTTAAAACTCCGGCTTCAGGGGCTGATAATGACCTGATGGATCGCCATCAAAATTTGATCAATGAGTTATCCCAATACACCAAAGTGACGGTAACCCCAAAAAATAATGAAACGTTTAACGTCATGATCGGCAGTGGGCATACCTTGGTATCGGGTACTGAATCTAGCGAATTACGCATGATTAATGGTAAGCCAGATCCACAGCAAACCCAGTTAGCGATTGTTGAAGGCAAAGCTTTAAAACCGATTCGTAATGACGATATTGGCGGCAAGCTTGCCGCTTTATTTCAATATCGTGATGAAACCTTATCTCAGGCGATGGATGAAATGGGGCGTATTGCTATCGGATTTTCTGATTCGGTTAATGAATTGCAATCGCAAGGTTTAGATTTAAACGGTGATGTAGGTGGCAACCTGTTTCATGATGTAAATGACCCTGCATCTGCCGCAGCACGTGCGCGTATTCCTGCTGGCTCGACTGCTGATTTAAAAGTGTATATCGAAGACATTAACCAGTTAAAAGTGGGCGAATATGGGCTCACGTTTGACGGTAGCCAACACACGTTAACGTCACCAGATGGATCACGTCAGAGCGTTGTACCCAGCGGAAACCCAGCAGCGTTTTCTGTAGATGGATTACGAATTCAGATGGATTCACCGATAGGCATTGGTGAGCGTATTGCTATTCGTCCAACCCGCGATGGTGCGGGTAACATTAAAGCATTATTGGATGATCCTGCAAAAATTGCCGCTCAAAGTTATTTAAGCTCTGCGACAAAAACGAACGGTAAAGCGGACTTAGTAATTAACGGTACGGGTGGTCCGAATGAGTTTCAGGTAGCAGTGTCGCCTGATGCAAGCCAGTTTGCCGTACTCGATATGAAAGGCAATATTTTGCAGGATCCGCAAGTATACCCGCCGAGTGGTGAGGTGAATGTGGGAGGCACGCGCTTTACCTTATCGTCAGGCGCGATGGGGGGAGATGTTTTTGCCGTTAACCTTAATGCGGCTGATGGTAACAATGGCAACCTGATTAAAATGCAAGATCTTCAAGCTCAGAAAATCATGAACGACGGACGTTCTAGTGTGATTGATGTGTATGAAGGGCTGAATACTGAAATGGGTGTACAAAAAGCCTCGGCTTCACGATTAAAAGAAGTGGGCTTAGTTGAAAAAGATGCCGCACAAAGTCGAGTGGCTGAAATTGGTGGCGTAAACATGGATGAGGAAGCGGCTAATATGATGAAGTTTCAACAAGCGTATATGGCATCGTCGCGCATCATGTCTGTTGCGAATGACACCTTCGATACTTTGTTAAATATACGATAG
- the flaG gene encoding flagellar protein FlaG yields MDVKPIASSSPLVQTSNSGTKFASSSASSQDLPPISDKLNHSNIQQSSDKGQTDIRRVEQTASAEKQSEMQRQQLEKVVEQLEEFVGTLNKGLAFRIDEESGRSIVTIYDKSSGEIVRQIPDEDILTLSRQIASHSGGLVTTQV; encoded by the coding sequence ATGGATGTAAAACCGATAGCAAGCTCATCCCCCTTAGTACAGACTAGTAATTCTGGCACAAAATTTGCTTCATCTTCTGCTAGTTCTCAAGATTTGCCGCCGATCTCCGATAAACTGAATCACAGTAATATTCAGCAAAGTAGTGATAAAGGGCAAACGGATATTCGCCGTGTTGAACAAACAGCATCGGCCGAGAAGCAAAGTGAAATGCAGCGTCAACAACTTGAAAAAGTGGTTGAACAGCTTGAAGAGTTTGTCGGCACCTTAAATAAAGGGCTCGCATTTCGTATTGATGAAGAATCAGGCCGCAGCATTGTCACTATTTACGATAAGAGCAGTGGTGAGATTGTTAGACAGATTCCAGACGAAGATATTTTAACGCTATCCCGCCAGATTGCATCACACTCTGGGGGGTTAGTAACAACGCAAGTGTAA
- a CDS encoding flagellar basal body P-ring protein FlgI, which produces MLLLALPLQAARIKDVSEVAGVRSNQLVGYGLVVGLPGTGETTPFTDQSFNAMLQNFGIQLPAGTKPKTKNVAAVAVNATLPAFTKQGQKIDITVSSIGSAKSLRGGTLLQTFLKGLDGKVYAVAQGSLVVGGFSVTGADGSKLVGNIPTVGRISNGAMVEQEVPNPFGRGDFLTFNLFESDFSTAQRLADAVNEFLGPEMAAAIDATSVRVRAPRDVSQRVAFLATVENIEFDPAVGAAKIIVNSRTGTIVIGQNVKLKPAAITHGGMTVSIKENYQVSQPAPFSGGETVVVPNSEIEVTEKDSRMFKFEPGVTLDELVRAVNQVGAAPSDLMAILQALKQAGAIEGQLIII; this is translated from the coding sequence ATGCTACTGCTAGCGTTGCCACTGCAAGCAGCCCGAATTAAAGATGTCTCAGAAGTCGCTGGGGTACGTAGTAACCAACTAGTGGGTTATGGCCTAGTTGTTGGTTTGCCTGGTACGGGTGAAACAACGCCATTTACTGACCAAAGCTTTAATGCCATGTTGCAAAACTTTGGTATCCAATTACCTGCAGGTACTAAACCCAAAACAAAAAATGTTGCTGCGGTTGCGGTTAATGCCACATTGCCCGCGTTTACAAAGCAAGGTCAAAAAATTGATATCACTGTTTCGTCTATTGGTTCTGCGAAAAGTTTGCGTGGTGGTACGTTATTGCAAACTTTTTTAAAGGGCTTAGACGGTAAAGTTTATGCGGTAGCACAAGGCAGTTTAGTGGTGGGTGGCTTCAGTGTAACTGGGGCAGATGGCTCAAAGCTCGTCGGTAACATTCCAACCGTAGGGCGTATCAGTAATGGCGCTATGGTTGAACAAGAAGTCCCGAACCCTTTTGGGCGGGGTGACTTTCTGACCTTTAACTTATTTGAGTCAGATTTTTCGACGGCGCAGCGTTTGGCTGATGCTGTGAATGAATTTCTTGGCCCTGAAATGGCAGCTGCGATCGATGCAACCTCTGTACGAGTACGTGCGCCCAGAGATGTGAGTCAACGTGTTGCTTTTCTTGCTACCGTAGAGAATATTGAATTTGACCCTGCTGTCGGGGCGGCAAAAATCATCGTTAATTCACGTACTGGCACCATTGTGATTGGTCAGAATGTAAAATTAAAACCAGCGGCGATTACGCACGGTGGTATGACAGTTTCAATCAAAGAGAATTACCAAGTGAGTCAGCCTGCGCCTTTTTCAGGGGGAGAAACAGTTGTCGTACCTAACTCTGAGATTGAAGTCACAGAGAAAGACTCACGTATGTTTAAGTTTGAACCGGGCGTTACACTTGATGAATTAGTACGTGCGGTAAACCAAGTTGGGGCTGCGCCATCAGATTTAATGGCTATTTTACAAGCGTTAAAGCAAGCCGGTGCGATTGAAGGGCAGCTCATTATTATCTAA
- a CDS encoding flagellin, with product MTAQRYLNKASNDLSQSMERLSTGSKINSAKDDAAGLQISNRLVAQTRGLNVAIRNANDGISIAQTAEGALQESTSILQRMRDLSLQSANGANSNEDREAIQQEVGALQDELNRIAETTSFGGRKLLNGQFGEAAFQIGADSGEAIIMGLTSVRADDSRMGGQMFRANGMTDANWQAGAGDKISINVAGLADPISVDLIEGDDIEEVATRINGQQSGVSASVRDNGELQLFSDNGAITLDSANTQLAQGKDASGAPVDLFAGSTSEAVTVQQIKVTSVGGAQEAVGTIDSALKYIDSQRADLGAKQNRLGHTINNLANTAENVSTSNSRIRDTDFAKESTEMTKNQILQQASTSILAQAKQIPQAALTLLQ from the coding sequence ATGACTGCGCAGCGTTACCTGAACAAAGCATCTAACGATCTTAGTCAATCAATGGAACGCCTATCGACTGGTAGTAAGATCAACAGCGCAAAAGATGATGCTGCAGGCCTACAAATTTCAAACCGTTTGGTTGCTCAGACTCGTGGTTTGAACGTCGCCATACGTAATGCGAATGATGGTATTTCGATTGCTCAAACGGCAGAAGGTGCATTACAAGAATCAACCAGTATTTTGCAGCGTATGCGAGATCTGTCATTGCAGTCAGCGAACGGTGCCAACTCAAATGAAGATCGCGAGGCGATTCAACAAGAAGTGGGTGCCTTGCAAGATGAGCTGAACCGTATTGCAGAAACCACCTCGTTTGGTGGGCGCAAACTACTAAACGGTCAGTTTGGCGAAGCGGCTTTTCAAATCGGCGCCGACTCTGGTGAAGCGATCATCATGGGTTTAACCAGTGTACGTGCCGATGATTCCCGTATGGGCGGTCAAATGTTTCGTGCAAACGGTATGACTGATGCAAACTGGCAAGCCGGTGCCGGAGATAAAATTAGCATTAACGTTGCAGGTTTAGCTGATCCAATTTCAGTCGACTTAATTGAAGGCGATGATATTGAAGAAGTGGCAACCCGTATTAACGGTCAGCAGTCTGGTGTTTCTGCTTCTGTACGTGACAATGGTGAGCTTCAGTTATTTTCCGATAACGGTGCGATCACGTTAGATTCGGCAAATACGCAGCTAGCGCAAGGTAAAGATGCTTCGGGTGCCCCTGTCGATTTATTTGCAGGCTCTACCAGCGAAGCGGTGACGGTACAGCAAATTAAAGTTACAAGTGTGGGTGGTGCACAAGAAGCCGTTGGCACTATCGATTCTGCATTAAAATACATTGATAGCCAGCGTGCAGATTTAGGTGCGAAGCAAAACCGTTTAGGTCATACCATCAATAACCTAGCCAATACAGCTGAAAATGTATCGACCTCGAATAGCCGCATCCGTGACACGGACTTTGCGAAAGAATCGACTGAAATGACTAAAAACCAGATTCTACAGCAGGCAAGTACGTCAATCTTGGCACAAGCTAAACAGATCCCACAGGCTGCACTGACATTGCTGCAATAA
- the flgJ gene encoding flagellar assembly peptidoglycan hydrolase FlgJ, translated as MKSIDPGFIHDISSLDRLRAGIGDDESGSLRAAAQQFEAIFTQMLFKSMRQANEAFESDLTSNSNSKFFEQMHDEQLASELSSRGSLGLADLIVQQFSSEEDKVSENAIRTVMNDTTLRLPVNPNSRQPDQQIINQATDDALKAMQASTLNTAKPPMARSVETFDTPKDFVTRMRPYAEKAANAIGTDPSVLIAQAALETGWGKKVIKNAVGSSNNLFNIKADPRWSGNKVATNTLEFHNGIAVQEKAAFRSYDNYQDSFNDYVRFLNDNPRYSKALENPKEPSQFIRNIHNAGYATDPKYTEKVLSVMDTVKSLMK; from the coding sequence ATGAAAAGTATCGATCCTGGTTTTATACATGATATATCTAGCCTTGACCGCCTTCGAGCGGGTATTGGTGACGATGAAAGTGGATCGTTGCGTGCTGCTGCTCAGCAGTTTGAGGCTATTTTTACCCAGATGCTTTTTAAATCGATGCGTCAGGCAAATGAAGCGTTTGAATCTGATTTAACCAGCAATAGTAATTCAAAATTCTTTGAACAAATGCATGACGAGCAATTGGCCAGCGAGTTAAGTTCGAGAGGATCGTTAGGGCTTGCTGATCTTATTGTTCAGCAATTCAGTAGTGAAGAAGATAAAGTCTCTGAAAATGCGATTCGCACAGTCATGAACGATACAACTTTACGCTTACCCGTTAACCCTAACAGCCGTCAGCCTGATCAACAGATTATTAATCAAGCGACGGACGATGCATTAAAAGCCATGCAAGCAAGTACATTGAATACAGCCAAGCCGCCAATGGCGCGTTCGGTTGAAACCTTCGATACGCCAAAAGATTTTGTTACTCGCATGCGTCCGTATGCTGAAAAGGCAGCCAATGCGATTGGCACCGATCCTTCCGTGTTAATTGCGCAAGCAGCATTAGAGACGGGCTGGGGTAAAAAAGTGATAAAAAATGCGGTTGGTTCAAGTAATAACCTTTTTAATATTAAAGCTGATCCTCGTTGGTCTGGTAATAAAGTCGCAACCAATACACTCGAATTTCATAACGGTATTGCAGTACAAGAAAAAGCCGCGTTCCGTTCTTATGATAACTACCAAGACAGCTTTAATGATTATGTGCGCTTTTTAAATGATAACCCTCGCTATTCTAAAGCACTTGAAAACCCGAAAGAGCCATCACAATTTATTCGTAATATTCACAATGCTGGTTACGCGACGGATCCAAAATACACTGAAAAAGTATTGAGTGTGATGGATACCGTAAAGTCATTAATGAAGTAA
- a CDS encoding flagellin, protein MAVTVNTNVSAMTAQRYLGQATEATGKSMERLSTGSKINSAKDDAAGLQISNRLMTQSRGLDVAVRNANDGISMAQTAEGSMQETTSILQRMRDLSLQSSNGSNSSDDRKAIQQEVTALKDEINRIAETTSFGGTKLMNGTFGSRSIQVGADSGEAVQLTLTDTRADAMGSKVVQGGGAADANGLLAPGAGAVKSDWTVEKGDKLSINGTDVNVKTGDDIEELATKINGAVDGINASVATVNVKGADGKISEERVLQLVADSGDKGITFDEGSTLQTKLGLDSPAASGKTTVQDIDVTSVGGSQQAVAVLDNALKQIDSDRANLGASQNRLSHTINNLENVNENVSASNSRIRDTDFAKETTEMTKNQILSQASSSILAQAKQAPQAALSLLG, encoded by the coding sequence ATGGCAGTTACTGTAAATACTAACGTTTCTGCGATGACCGCTCAGCGTTACCTTGGCCAGGCAACCGAAGCTACAGGTAAATCAATGGAGCGCTTGTCTACGGGTAGCAAGATCAACAGTGCGAAAGATGATGCGGCTGGTCTGCAAATCTCTAACCGTTTGATGACCCAGAGCCGTGGTTTAGACGTTGCCGTACGTAACGCAAACGACGGTATCTCTATGGCACAAACAGCTGAAGGTTCCATGCAGGAAACAACGAGTATTCTGCAACGTATGCGTGACTTGTCTCTACAGTCATCTAACGGTTCGAACTCATCAGATGACCGTAAGGCGATTCAACAAGAAGTTACGGCATTAAAAGATGAAATTAACCGTATCGCAGAAACCACTTCTTTTGGTGGTACCAAACTGATGAACGGTACGTTTGGCAGCCGCTCTATCCAGGTCGGTGCCGATTCAGGTGAAGCGGTACAGCTTACTTTAACTGATACTCGTGCTGATGCGATGGGAAGTAAGGTTGTTCAAGGTGGTGGAGCCGCTGATGCGAACGGTTTGTTAGCTCCTGGGGCCGGGGCTGTTAAGTCTGATTGGACCGTTGAGAAAGGTGATAAACTCTCAATCAATGGTACAGACGTTAACGTTAAGACTGGTGATGACATTGAAGAGCTAGCCACCAAAATAAACGGTGCTGTTGATGGCATAAATGCTTCTGTCGCGACAGTTAATGTTAAAGGTGCTGACGGTAAGATTAGTGAGGAACGTGTCCTACAACTTGTCGCTGATTCGGGTGATAAAGGTATTACATTTGACGAAGGTTCGACCCTGCAGACGAAATTGGGTTTGGATAGTCCAGCAGCTTCAGGCAAAACAACCGTTCAGGATATCGATGTAACAAGTGTTGGTGGCTCACAGCAAGCAGTAGCCGTACTTGATAATGCGCTTAAGCAAATCGATTCAGACCGTGCAAACCTAGGTGCATCTCAGAACCGTCTTAGCCACACAATCAATAACTTAGAGAATGTTAACGAAAACGTATCTGCGTCTAACAGCCGTATTCGTGATACAGATTTCGCAAAAGAAACGACAGAAATGACAAAGAACCAGATTCTTTCTCAAGCTTCTAGCTCGATTCTTGCGCAAGCAAAACAAGCACCACAAGCTGCACTAAGTCTACTGGGTTAA
- the flgH gene encoding flagellar basal body L-ring protein FlgH, with protein sequence MKKVLAGIVILLLNGCAMDPDLAPSDIEKATTTVDAVEGSTEQDSGLIDMLRRREDPQAGDPAWNPIRPQAKPEHYATATGSLFSSIQAQDLYDDTKPRGIGDIVTVMLEEKTQAKKSASSDLDKSTDLSMDPLVLGGKPLTIGDRDLSYEVANANKFSGTTSADQSNSIKGSISVEVIDVLANGNLMIRGEKWLTLNTGDEYIRVSGTIRPDDISQENTIESTRITNARIQYSGTGNRQDVQEQGWLANFFNVSL encoded by the coding sequence ATGAAAAAGGTACTTGCTGGTATTGTCATTCTTCTGTTGAACGGCTGTGCAATGGATCCAGACTTGGCTCCATCCGATATAGAAAAAGCCACCACAACAGTTGATGCGGTTGAAGGGTCGACAGAGCAAGATTCAGGCTTAATCGATATGTTACGTCGCCGTGAAGATCCACAAGCTGGCGATCCAGCATGGAACCCTATACGCCCTCAAGCCAAACCCGAGCATTACGCGACAGCAACGGGATCACTATTTAGCTCGATACAAGCACAAGATTTATATGATGACACTAAGCCTCGCGGTATCGGTGATATTGTGACCGTGATGCTGGAAGAGAAGACACAAGCTAAAAAAAGTGCCAGTTCAGATTTGGATAAGTCGACCGATTTATCGATGGATCCACTAGTACTTGGTGGTAAGCCGCTTACCATTGGTGATCGCGATTTATCGTATGAAGTGGCGAATGCCAATAAATTCTCTGGTACTACCTCTGCAGATCAGAGTAACAGTATTAAAGGCTCGATTTCCGTTGAAGTCATCGATGTGCTTGCCAATGGTAACCTGATGATACGGGGTGAAAAATGGCTCACCTTGAATACGGGGGATGAATATATTCGTGTTAGTGGCACGATTCGTCCTGATGATATTAGTCAAGAAAACACCATTGAATCGACACGTATTACCAATGCCCGCATTCAATATTCAGGTACTGGTAATCGCCAAGATGTACAAGAACAAGGCTGGCTAGCTAATTTCTTTAATGTCAGTTTATAA
- the flgG gene encoding flagellar basal-body rod protein FlgG yields the protein MHPALWVSKTGLDAQQTNISTISNNLANASTIGFKKSRAVFEDLFYQNINQPGGQSSQDTELPSGLMLGAGSKVVATQKVFTQGNTQTTNNSMDMMIEGEGFFQILLPDGNIGYTRNGQFTINGDGQMVTTGSGYVVQPEIAIPEDAVGITVGNDGEVSARIRGQQENQVLGQLTTVGFINPGGLEPIGQNLFLPTGASGDAQEGVPGLDGLGAIRQSMLETSNVNVTEELVNMIEAQRVYEMNSKVISTVDQMLSYVNQQL from the coding sequence ATGCATCCAGCTTTATGGGTAAGTAAAACCGGTCTTGACGCTCAGCAGACAAATATATCAACTATTTCAAACAACTTGGCTAACGCCTCAACCATTGGTTTTAAGAAAAGCCGTGCTGTATTTGAAGATCTTTTTTATCAAAATATTAACCAACCGGGTGGTCAATCTTCTCAAGATACAGAATTACCGTCGGGTTTAATGCTGGGTGCAGGTTCTAAAGTTGTCGCAACCCAAAAAGTGTTTACGCAGGGTAATACGCAAACCACCAATAACTCGATGGATATGATGATCGAGGGAGAAGGCTTCTTCCAGATTTTACTGCCCGATGGCAATATTGGCTATACCCGTAATGGTCAATTTACCATTAACGGTGATGGTCAAATGGTAACGACGGGTTCTGGCTATGTGGTGCAACCAGAGATCGCTATCCCAGAAGATGCTGTCGGTATTACCGTGGGCAATGATGGCGAAGTATCGGCACGTATTCGTGGGCAGCAAGAAAATCAAGTACTGGGTCAGTTAACAACGGTTGGTTTTATTAATCCAGGCGGTTTAGAGCCTATTGGTCAGAACTTATTCTTACCAACGGGCGCGAGTGGTGATGCCCAAGAAGGTGTACCGGGGCTTGACGGTCTAGGGGCAATTCGCCAATCGATGCTAGAAACATCGAACGTTAACGTAACAGAAGAATTGGTCAATATGATAGAAGCTCAGCGCGTATATGAAATGAACTCTAAAGTCATTTCAACCGTTGATCAGATGTTGAGCTACGTAAACCAACAGCTATAA
- the flgL gene encoding flagellar hook-associated protein FlgL, translating to MISRIANFHHYNAVSNDMNRQQIKVQENQQQLASGKRLLTAGDDPVASIYIQNFDQQNTQIDQSVKSITMARNRLNNEEAAITEVENLLDDAKRKSMMMVNGSLSSDDRVAHKQDMQGIFDSFMNLVNSRDESGNYVFAGTQYSQQPFFRDNNGDVAYVGDSYQRMAKIAPSVDVPINDAGDKLFLEVANPFGDYQPDYALESGSLLLLSQAKNGNDADQSEYRVDFSTSSGSTSYELYQDGALVSTAPFDPHKGIQWNTLQIDLKGEIKNGDSIALNRQENVSVFDAFKRGINLSDSDVSDASATAELHQVAEELAQGFKHINRARSEVGTRLQTLDRQEDMHQDFKIVMNEARGTLEDLDYATAVIELNQNMMALQASQQAFAKTKDLNLFNYI from the coding sequence ATGATTAGTCGTATTGCCAATTTCCATCATTATAACGCTGTATCTAATGATATGAATCGCCAGCAAATAAAAGTGCAAGAAAACCAGCAGCAATTAGCGTCTGGTAAGCGCTTATTAACGGCGGGTGATGATCCTGTTGCGTCTATTTACATCCAGAATTTTGATCAGCAAAACACTCAGATCGACCAATCAGTAAAAAGCATTACCATGGCAAGAAATCGCCTAAATAATGAAGAAGCGGCAATCACTGAAGTCGAGAATCTACTTGATGATGCCAAACGTAAATCCATGATGATGGTAAACGGCTCATTATCTAGCGATGATCGTGTGGCCCATAAGCAAGATATGCAGGGGATATTTGATTCATTTATGAATTTGGTTAACTCCCGCGATGAATCTGGCAACTATGTTTTCGCGGGTACGCAATACAGCCAACAGCCTTTTTTTCGTGATAACAACGGTGATGTGGCTTATGTCGGCGATAGCTACCAACGAATGGCAAAAATTGCCCCATCAGTTGATGTGCCAATTAATGACGCGGGTGACAAACTTTTCCTTGAAGTCGCTAATCCTTTTGGAGACTACCAGCCTGATTACGCGCTAGAAAGTGGTTCGCTATTACTGCTCTCGCAAGCTAAAAATGGCAATGATGCCGATCAATCTGAATATCGTGTCGATTTTTCAACGTCATCAGGCAGTACATCATATGAACTATATCAAGACGGAGCGTTAGTTAGCACCGCACCTTTTGACCCTCATAAAGGCATTCAGTGGAACACCTTACAGATTGATCTTAAAGGGGAAATTAAGAATGGCGATAGTATCGCATTAAACAGACAAGAGAATGTCAGTGTCTTTGATGCTTTTAAGCGTGGTATCAATCTATCAGACAGCGATGTCTCAGATGCATCAGCGACAGCAGAGCTGCATCAGGTTGCTGAAGAATTAGCGCAAGGATTTAAGCACATTAACCGAGCAAGATCGGAAGTGGGCACCCGACTGCAAACGTTAGATCGCCAAGAAGATATGCACCAAGATTTTAAAATTGTAATGAATGAAGCGCGCGGCACATTAGAAGATCTTGATTACGCCACCGCAGTGATTGAGTTGAATCAAAATATGATGGCACTTCAAGCATCGCAGCAAGCGTTCGCAAAAACGAAAGATCTTAATTTATTTAATTATATCTAA